The stretch of DNA CACTGCTGGCCTTCCTGTCGGCCGCCGTGGCCGGCCGCCTGCAGCCGGTCCCGATGGCAGCCTGAAGGCGCGGCCCGGCAGCCCAGGGCGGCGGCATCTTGTGCCGCCGCGGACGATACCCACATACCGGATATCGGCCTACACCCTGGAGGTGAACATGCAGCGCTATCGCAATACGAGCGGCGAATCCGGCGTTGTCGCCTACGACATCGACGCGAACGCGATTACCGTCCGGTTCACCGGGGGCGACTGTTACCTGTACACGGAACGCAGTGCCGGCGCCGAGAACATTGCCAAGATGCAGGAACTGGCGCGCCAGGGTCGCGGGCTGTCGACCTTCATCAGCCAGCACATCCGCAGCCACTACGCGCGCAAACTGAACTAGGCCTCGCGTGGCGGGTACGGCGTGCCGTCCTTGCGTAAATAGGTGCCGGTGGCGCCGTCGTAGTGCAGGTCGATGTCCGGATACGTCGCCTGGTCTTCCTTCACGCGCGCACCGACGCACAGGAACACGCCCGGCCCCCAGCTGCGGTTGACCAGATGGTGCCCGTTCGGCTTTCCTGCCGGGAAAGCCGCGCAGTCGCCTGCGCGCATCAGGGTCTCGCCTTCGTCGGTCACCAGCACCA from Massilia varians encodes:
- a CDS encoding cupin domain-containing protein — its product is MSRLDLSNIPVVRGTGYPEPFAEMVDGRTKQALGDAGGLSQFGVNLVELQPGAASSQRHWHSHEDEFVMMVSGELVLVTDEGETLMRAGDCAAFPAGKPNGHHLVNRSWGPGVFLCVGARVKEDQATYPDIDLHYDGATGTYLRKDGTPYPPREA